A genome region from Penicillium psychrofluorescens genome assembly, chromosome: 3 includes the following:
- a CDS encoding uncharacterized protein (ID:PFLUO_005019-T1.cds;~source:funannotate) yields the protein MVTYLLHTGFNSLEVSAMRIGSVAAELFGTWAAPFIMNRIGPIRSGLWFVNWQLCCVAGAAAAYIFFDASSQLVASSLIVGVALSRIGLWGFDLSVQFLVQDSVPADTRARVSSTEMALQNIFEMLSFASTIVFSRPQQFQYPVLISCGAVAVAAACFAGRRNVDHLNYCGENQVTLAILSSSSSSNLDYASGSANSAFVRIMEVPKARGTGRSGPRRRTGCLTCRARKVRCDETKPSCAHCDRLRLRCIYKPPLSLGGSPWPSRSQPSTPVAPPTPSPAPALGGLASAAAAAAAANASQRSPDLNFFNTVLRSDEHRQTIPAAASPLRRLPPDPGSYPHDLGGPFDMLGFMGGITSELEQKHLDLTSGLAASFTASPTPQSLPANISPNRNGDERSFTADRQTPLSPDAPSSLIDSMDSPSDTRGSWSDPGAASYEDQMLQHFLTIDPPAAIFGPVAMEWKYVRPAILANARDFSPLINAVYCYSDIHRAMLEGKPWHWAPTYYRVASSEMQACLLGEVNESTLVKVFAAVFLLMLSELLSSPELCSQGTSYIHSSYLLLQRFHARTRSWTGLGHLLVSWISLLDVKALIAGRDGDPLVELGNMAEHGITSDPSEMDNSRATRAPAPAPAPITPEDRNSDSDYEDPFRSPGYLVYEAIMSPALRFFVQAQQVVRRIVCIDLHHRSRGTLSDEFEVLQIAHKVGADLETLWHRRPPVVDVYSRPEALTDTLCAPIATEICRAFRQYVANFLANFIYLHRVAFAIYPRTDRVNGAVDQIIQLATVESAAGSEPGHLPVSFLYPLFVAGLEGSADQRQWIVHEMQRMAAARLDTDPAAAINRHPSVDKVLLLLEEMTRRQDVSRTWADARSVRRELFSEFFVMI from the exons ATGGTCACCTATCTGCTGCACACGGGATTCAATTCATTAGAGGTCAGCGCCATGCGTATCGGGTCTGTGGCCGCCGAACTGTTCGGGACCTGGGCCGCGCCGTTTATCATGAACCGAATCGGTCCCATTCGATCCGGGTTGTGGTTCGTTAACTGGCAGTTGTGTTGTGtggctggcgcagcagcagcataCATCTTCTTTGATGCCAGCTCGCAGCTGGTTGCGAGCAGTCTCATTGTAGGAGTGGCTCTGAGTCGAATCGGGCTTTGGGGCTTCGATCTTTCGGTGCAATTCCTGGTACAAGAC AGTGTCCCGGCAGACACCCGCGCGCGTgtctcgtcgacggagaTGGCGCTGCAGAATATTTTCGAGATGCTCTCATTTGCATCCACCATTGTGTTCTCGCGCCCCCAGCAGTTCCAGTATCCAGTGCTAATCAGCTGCGGGGCCGTCGCTGTAGCGGCTGCATGCTTTGCAGG CCGGCGAAATGTGGATCACCTCAATTATTGCGGGGAAAACCAGGTCACGCTCGCCattctttcctcttcttcctcatccaaCCTCGACTATGCTTCTGGCTCTGCCAATTCGGCATTTGTCCGCATCATGGAG GTGCCCAAAGCCCGGGGAACAGGCAGGTCAGgcccgcgccgccgaacGGGCTGCTTAACGTGCAGGGCTCGCAAGGTGCGGTGCGATGAGACCAAACCCAGCTGCGCCCACTGCGATCGACTGCGTCTGCGCTGCATCTACAAGCCGCCCCTCTCGCTCGGCGGATCGCCTTGGCCGTCTCGCTCACAGCCCTCGACTCCCGTCGCACCGCCAACACCCTCTCCGGCGCCCGCGCTGGGGGGTCtggcatcggcggcggcggcggcagcggccgcAAACGCATCGCAGCGCTCGCCGGATCTAAATTTTTTCAACACTGTGCTTCGCTCTGACGAGCATCGCCAAACCATCCCCGCGGCAGCTTCCCCGCTGCGCCGGTTGCCACCGGACCCGGGGTCCTACCCTCACGACCTGGGAGGCCCGTTTGATATGCTTGGATTCATGGGCGGAATCACctcggagctggagcagaaACATCTCGACTTGACAAGCGGGCTTGCCGCCTCGTTCACCGCTAGTCCGACGCCGCAGTCGCTCCCTGCAAATATTTCCCCGAATCGCAACGGGGATGAGAGGTCGTTCACTGCAGACCGACAAACACCGCTTAGTCCGGATGCGCCATCCTCGCTAATCGACTCGATGGACAGCCCCTCGGACACGCGCGGCAGCTGGTCAGACCCCGGAGCTGCCTCGTACGAGGATCAAATGCTGCAGCATTTCTTAACCATTGATCCGCCAGCAGCCATCTTTGGGCCTGTGGCAATGGAGTGGAAGTACGTACGGCCAGCGATATTGGCCAATGCGCGTGATTTCAGTCCCCTTATAAATGCCGTCTACTGCTACTCGGATATCCATAGAGCAATGCTGGAGGGGAAGCCATGGCACTGGGCGCCTACATATTACCGGGTGGCCAGCTCGGAAATGCAAGCTTGTCTGTTGGGCGAGGTGAACGAGTCGACGTTGGTCAAGGTTTTCGCTGCGGTCTTTCTCCTGATGCTATCCGAG CTCCTCTCCTCGCCCGAGTTGTGTTCACAGGGTACTTCATATATTCATTCTTCTTACCTCCTCCTACAACGGTTTCACGCCCGAACCCGTTCATGGACTGGACTCGGACATCTCCTGGTATCGTGGATATCCCTGCTTGATGTCAAAGCCTTGATCgctggccgagatggcgacCCGCTCGTCGAGCTGGGCAATATGGCAGAGCACGGGATAACATCAGATCCTTCTGAGATGGACAATTCGCGAGCGACTCGAGCGCCCGCACCTGCACCTGCACCTATTACCCCTGAGGACCGCAACAGCGACTCCGATTACGAAGACCCCTTCCGCAGCCCCGGCTACCTCGTCTATGAAGCCATCATGAGCCCCGCGTTACGATTCTTCGTCCAAGCGCAGCAAGTCGTGCGGCGCATCGTCTGCATAGATCTACATCATCGCAGCCGAGGCACCCTCAGCGACGAATTCGAAGTCCTCCAGATCGCACACAAAGTCGGCGCCGACCTCGAGACCCTTTGGCACCGGCGCCCACCCGTCGTGGACGTGTACAGCCGACCCGAAGCCCTAACCGACACGCTTTGCGCTCCTATTGCAACCGAAATCTGCCGTGCATTCCGGCAGTACGTCGCCAACTTCCTTGCCAACTTCATCTACCTCCACCGCGTGGCTTTTGCCATCTACCCGCGCACCGACCGCGTCAACGGCGCCGTAGAccagatcatccagctcgccaCCGTCGAGTCCGCCGCCGGCTCTGAACCGGGCCACCTGCCCGTCAGCTTTCTGTATCCGCTTTTCGTCGCCGGCCTCGAGGGCTCAGCA
- a CDS encoding uncharacterized protein (ID:PFLUO_005017-T1.cds;~source:funannotate), giving the protein MPLRAKVTNPAFRAPMSTASDIPTELPGDEPDDVLFNSVYGLRSVELNRPKKLNSLNGSMVRKIVPRLKEWEKSQLANIVLISGAGSKALCAGGDVAALALQNEKGIEGQKASTDFFGLEYRLDHLIATYSKPVISFMDGITMGGGVGLSMHAPFRIATERTVFAMPETTIGFFPDVGGSFFLPRLDGETGAYLALTSERLNGVQALYSGIATHYLHSSALSSVSQRLAELVFPDHMDLPERLDIVNKTMAEFSLGLPSTQEEPILLAANLRAAIDRCFRFDTVEEIFKALENETEQKEWAQKTLETLSIRSPTSLKVTLRQLRLGKTWSITETFQREHSIAANFMRHPDFVEGVKARLMSKPARQAQWQPATLQEVSQETVDAFFSIPKGETRLPLLSEGDYNRYPHERFGLPSEAEIEKFVRADGVSQKKTVQEFVQRYKQKEGVQEKVTEVLARRTAQGPQGLLWQE; this is encoded by the exons ATGCCTCTCCGTGCCAAGGTCACCAACCCTGCCTTCAGGGCCCCG ATGTCGACCGCGTCCGATATCCCAACAGAACTCCCCggcgacgagcccgacgatgTCCTGTTCAACTCGGTTTACGGCCTGCGGAGCGTCGAGCTCAACCGGCCGAAGAAACTCAACTCCCTGAATGGCTCGATGGTGCGAAAGATTGTGCCCCGTCTTAAG GAATGGGAGAAATCTCAGCTCGCAAacatcgtcctcatctccGGCGCAGGATCCAAGGCGCTctgcgctggcggcgacgtCGCTGCTCTGGCGCTGCAGAATGAAAAGGGCATTGAGGGACAGAAAGCGTCGACGGACTTCTTCGGACTCGAATACCGCCTCGACCACCTGATCGCTACATACTCGAAACCTGTTATCTCGTTTATGGATGGAATCACAATGGGCGGTGGAGTTGGCCTCAGCATGCACGCGCCATTCCGGATCGCGACTGAGCGGACCGTCTTTGCCATGCCCGAGACGACCATTGGTTTTTTCCCCGATGTGGGTGGCTCGTTTTTCCTGCCCCGACTGGACGGCGAGACCGGCGCCTACCTGGCCCTGACCTCGGAGCGCCTGAACGGTGTGCAGGCCCTGTACTCCGGTATTGCTACGCACTACCTCCACTCGAGCGCGCTGAGCAGCGTGTCCCAGCGCCTTGCGGAGCTGGTGTTCCCGGACCACATGGATCTGCCCGAGCGGTTGGACATCGTGAACAAGACGATGGCCGAGTTTTCGCTCGGTCTGCCATCTACCCAGGAAGAGCCCATCCTTTTGGCCGCTAACCTGCGCGCGGCGATCGACCGCTGCTTCCGGTTCGACAcggtggaggagatcttcaaggcgctggagaacgAAACCGAGCAGAAGGAATGGGCCCAGAAGACGCTGGAGACCCTGTCGATCCGTTCCCCGACCTCGCTGAAGGTGACTCTGCGCCAGCTGCGTCTGGGCAAGACGTGGAGCATCACGGAGACCTTCCAGCGGGAGCACTCGATCGCTGCCAACTTCATGCGACACCCAGATTTCGTGGAGGGTGTCAAGGCCCGCTTGATGTCCAAGCCTGCACGCCAGGCCCAGTGGCAGCCCGCTACGCTGCAGGAGGTCTCCCAGGAGACTGTGgatgccttcttctccatccccAAGGGCGAGACCCGGCTTCCCTTGCTCAGTGAGGGTGATTATAACCGTTACCCGCATGAGCGCTTTGGTCTGCCCTCTGAAGCGGAGATCGAGAAATTTGTGCGGGCAGATGGAGtgtcgcagaagaagacggtgcAAGAGTTTGTCCAGCGATACAAGCAGAAGGAGGGCGTGCAGGAGAAGGTGACGGAGGTGTTGGCTCGGCGCACTGCTCAAGGACCGCAGGGGCTACTGTGGCAAGAATAA
- a CDS encoding uncharacterized protein (ID:PFLUO_005018-T1.cds;~source:funannotate) — MNGGAEAKNMEDCSSSDSLPPPSSPDEASFSSFDAEPATGVRAVLLRLYLSHSLSAWNSRMFEFGAVLFLASIFPGTLLYASIYALVRALAAAALLSRLGDRVDRADRLVARVSVAVSCLCFVVLLATEDPAITLILFIAVGVLACVEKLAAAANTVAVERDWAIVVSEFINVPRGNLNASMRRIDLFCKLLAPVFISLVDSFSTAGAIWTVFVLNTVSVLVEYLAIAQA; from the exons ATGAATGGAGGCGCAG AGGCCAAAAATATGGAAGACTGCAGCTCTTCCGATTCTTTGCCgccaccctcttctcccgACGAGGCTTCATTCTCCTCATTTGATGCTGAGCCTGCCACGGGAGTCCGCGCAGTGCTGCTGCGACTATACCTTTCACACAGCCTGTCCGCCTGGAACTCGCGCATGTTTGAGTTTGGCGCCGTCCTATTCCTAGCTTCGATTTTCCCCGGAACACTGCTCTATGCTTCGATCTATGCCCTGGTTCGGGCCTTGGCAGCCGCGGCGCTGTTGTCGCGGTTGGGAGATCGGGTTGATCGGGCGGATCGCCTGGTAGCC AGAGTCTCTGTCGCAGTCTCTTGCTTGTGCTTTGTCGTTCTTCTGGCGACAGAGGACCCCGCAATCACTCTCATCCTGTTCATCGCGGTGGGAGTGTTGGCTTGCGTGGAGAAATTGGCTGCGGCGGCTAATACCGTAGCTGTGGAACGAGATTGG GCGATTGTGGTTTCTGAATTTATCAATGTTCCGCGAGGAA ATTTAAATGCATCTATGAGACGGATCGATCTCTTCTGCAAGCTGCTAGCACCTGTGTTCATCTCCTTAGTGGATAGTTTCTCGACCGCGGGCGCCATTTGGACCGTGTTCGTCTTGAATACTGTTTCTGTGCTGGTCGAGTATTTGGCCATTGCCCAGGCATGA